One genomic window of Ruminococcus gauvreauii includes the following:
- a CDS encoding NlpC/P60 family protein — MGKRARTVMLTLMLSFTAAVTAWIPVQGAGWQQNDAGWWYQNENSTWPENEWREVEDKWYYFNGEGYRVSGWQQIDGGWYYFGKDNDGSMKTNTWVDEYYVGSDGRMLAATWAGNAWVDKTGKKDVSVKSSKKNPINSISLSKTELVLLKDSTANLYVTCSPADTTDSKLIGWKSSDPAVATVSKGKVTAHAEGTAVITARVGQKVERCSVTVYDEPVCQSALSLLGGQYIWGGNGPEDGGVDCSGLLMYAYTQNGYDFGADLSADKFASYGQEISREELRPGDAICCVYGNGKYQHILLYLGNDMVVASECGGPAVCTAKLECNQHETGTACNCGVVKRPLNESDLLDAKFVRMSSYAS, encoded by the coding sequence ATGGGAAAACGAGCAAGAACCGTGATGCTGACTTTAATGCTGAGTTTTACTGCGGCAGTGACTGCATGGATTCCAGTGCAGGGTGCAGGCTGGCAGCAGAATGATGCAGGATGGTGGTATCAAAACGAGAACAGCACATGGCCTGAAAACGAGTGGAGAGAGGTTGAAGATAAATGGTACTATTTTAATGGTGAAGGATATCGTGTATCAGGCTGGCAGCAGATAGACGGAGGCTGGTATTATTTTGGAAAAGATAATGACGGCAGCATGAAGACCAATACCTGGGTGGATGAATACTATGTGGGATCTGACGGGAGGATGCTTGCAGCAACCTGGGCGGGGAATGCCTGGGTTGATAAAACGGGGAAAAAAGATGTATCCGTTAAATCTAGCAAGAAGAATCCCATAAATTCTATTAGTCTCTCGAAAACAGAGCTGGTACTGCTAAAAGACAGCACTGCGAATCTGTATGTCACCTGCAGTCCGGCTGATACGACAGACTCCAAGCTTATCGGCTGGAAGAGCTCCGACCCTGCTGTAGCAACAGTGTCTAAAGGGAAAGTGACTGCACATGCAGAGGGAACGGCGGTGATCACTGCACGCGTTGGGCAGAAAGTTGAGCGGTGCAGTGTGACCGTGTATGACGAACCGGTATGTCAGAGTGCGCTCTCTTTGCTCGGGGGACAGTATATCTGGGGGGGCAACGGGCCGGAAGACGGCGGTGTGGACTGCTCCGGACTTCTGATGTACGCCTATACCCAAAATGGCTATGATTTTGGGGCGGATCTGAGCGCAGACAAGTTTGCTTCCTATGGACAGGAGATCAGCAGAGAAGAGCTCAGACCGGGTGATGCTATCTGCTGCGTTTATGGCAATGGGAAGTATCAGCATATTCTGTTGTACCTCGGAAATGATATGGTAGTTGCCTCGGAATGCGGGGGTCCGGCGGTGTGTACAGCAAAGCTTGAATGTAATCAGCATGAAACAGGTACGGCGTGTAACTGCGGCGTTGTAAAGCGTCCATTGAATGAAAGTGATTTACTTGATGCAAAGTTTGTCCGGATGAGCAGCTATGCATCATAA
- a CDS encoding SdpI family protein, which yields MFVFLFICSLLVPMSMTLLGGRWSKKPPKDIQGISGYRTAMARINQDTWSYAHKYWGKMCFVIGRVLMIATFVILIYIVEITQILRH from the coding sequence ATGTTTGTATTTCTATTTATATGTTCATTGTTAGTTCCAATGTCTATGACTTTATTAGGCGGGAGATGGAGCAAAAAACCGCCGAAAGATATACAGGGGATTTCTGGTTACCGCACTGCTATGGCAAGGATAAATCAAGACACCTGGTCCTATGCACATAAATATTGGGGAAAGATGTGCTTTGTTATTGGCAGAGTACTCATGATTGCTACTTTTGTAATTTTAATATATATAGTAGAAATTACTCAAATTTTGAGACATTAG
- a CDS encoding helix-turn-helix transcriptional regulator, with product MLGFSDTQTDVRIAQYEKGSRSPKEKYLNALAEIFEVSPHALAVPDIDSYVGLMHTLFAIEDLFYVRYVSGMAEAGC from the coding sequence ATGCTTGGTTTCAGTGATACACAGACAGATGTCCGCATTGCCCAATATGAAAAGGGCAGCCGCAGTCCGAAAGAAAAATATCTGAACGCATTAGCTGAAATTTTTGAGGTATCCCCTCATGCACTGGCTGTTCCCGACATAGACAGCTATGTCGGACTTATGCACACGCTTTTTGCCATAGAAGACCTTTTCTATGTTCGATATGTTTCAGGCATGGCAGAAGCAGGCTGCTAA
- a CDS encoding nucleotidyltransferase domain-containing protein, with protein MGRKEATTKEDLLSVIALLENAGIIYWIDGGWGVDILAGKQTRVHRDIDINFDAQHIEKLLNILLEYGYQVDMDWKPVRIELYSDKYGYLDIHPFVLNEDGTSKQADLDGGWYEFEKDYFGNAVFEGKTIPCISLKGQKIFHSGYQLRDKDKHDISILESISK; from the coding sequence ATGGGTAGAAAAGAAGCCACAACAAAAGAAGATTTGTTGAGTGTCATCGCACTATTGGAAAATGCAGGAATAATATATTGGATTGACGGTGGTTGGGGCGTTGATATATTGGCAGGTAAACAAACAAGAGTTCATAGAGATATTGATATAAATTTTGACGCTCAACATATAGAAAAATTATTAAATATACTTTTGGAATATGGATATCAAGTAGATATGGATTGGAAACCTGTTAGAATCGAGTTGTATAGTGATAAATATGGTTATTTAGATATTCACCCATTTGTTTTGAATGAAGACGGCACTTCAAAACAAGCTGATTTAGACGGTGGTTGGTATGAGTTTGAAAAAGACTATTTTGGCAATGCTGTTTTTGAGGGAAAGACAATTCCATGTATTTCTTTAAAAGGACAAAAAATTTTTCATTCAGGTTATCAACTAAGAGATAAAGACAAGCACGATATATCAATTCTTGAAAGTATATCAAAATAA
- a CDS encoding GNAT family N-acetyltransferase: MTLETKRLELKPLLPGQLRLWIEDSLLLEKQLRCSYQAEPLEGLFCEIIKGQLKMAEKNPDDYLWYTFWFLIRKTDRIVVGSVVFKDVSGTKQEVEIGYGLGKEFEHNGYMTEAVQVLCEWAMEQKSVTHIIAETDLDGFASQCILQRCDFAEYKREKTIWWLLFSITYESSNVFYSKIQQENDIN; encoded by the coding sequence ATGACATTGGAGACAAAACGACTTGAACTGAAGCCGTTACTCCCGGGGCAATTGAGATTATGGATTGAGGACAGTCTGCTGCTTGAGAAACAGTTGAGATGTTCTTATCAGGCGGAACCGCTGGAGGGGCTCTTTTGCGAAATAATAAAAGGACAACTAAAAATGGCAGAAAAAAATCCGGATGACTATTTATGGTATACCTTTTGGTTCCTTATTCGCAAAACCGATCGGATTGTCGTTGGCTCTGTCGTTTTTAAGGATGTTTCAGGTACGAAACAGGAGGTCGAGATTGGTTACGGGCTGGGGAAAGAGTTTGAGCACAACGGCTACATGACGGAAGCGGTACAAGTTTTGTGCGAGTGGGCGATGGAACAAAAAAGCGTAACCCACATCATAGCAGAAACTGATCTTGACGGCTTTGCCTCGCAGTGTATTCTGCAGCGCTGTGATTTTGCCGAATATAAGCGCGAGAAAACGATATGGTGGCTGTTATTTTCTATAACGTATGAGAGCTCAAATGTTTTTTATAGTAAGATTCAGCAAGAAAATGACATAAATTAG
- a CDS encoding AraC family transcriptional regulator: MLVQGKGIISGSEAFHPDISEMAEKLLYYVTDCGIYFCEYGYRIERENYGNYMLLYVTRGVLAVSAEGSTYLIQEGQAAFFNCHVHHTYYAKGFVAFSWIHFDGSNTREFYLQYRDKKKGIVFRGSSAEQIYKSMSSIISCYQNDLTIKEEENSRNIYECLCILLFSEAEDHEPEASGNVINKAKEYIRENIKEGLTLDIVANHVGLSASHFSRIFKKETSYSPYEYIILVRINKAKHLLKTTDMQIKEIAYEVGYHSESNFCNSFTQRIGISPINFRKYKW; encoded by the coding sequence ATGCTCGTACAGGGCAAAGGGATCATCAGCGGATCAGAAGCGTTTCATCCTGATATTTCGGAGATGGCGGAGAAGCTTTTATATTATGTTACCGACTGTGGTATATATTTTTGCGAATATGGATATCGGATAGAGCGCGAAAATTACGGAAACTATATGCTGCTGTATGTTACAAGAGGGGTGCTGGCAGTTTCTGCGGAGGGAAGCACCTATCTGATTCAGGAAGGCCAGGCGGCATTCTTTAATTGTCACGTCCATCATACATATTATGCCAAAGGATTCGTGGCATTTTCCTGGATTCATTTTGACGGTTCCAACACCAGAGAATTCTATCTGCAGTATAGGGATAAGAAAAAAGGAATTGTATTTCGGGGAAGTTCGGCGGAACAAATCTATAAAAGCATGTCATCCATCATATCTTGTTATCAGAACGATTTGACTATAAAAGAAGAGGAAAATTCCAGAAATATATATGAATGTCTGTGCATACTGTTGTTTTCCGAGGCGGAAGATCATGAGCCTGAAGCGAGCGGCAACGTTATAAACAAGGCAAAAGAGTATATTCGTGAAAATATAAAGGAAGGCCTGACACTCGATATTGTAGCCAATCATGTGGGCTTAAGTGCCAGCCACTTTTCCAGAATATTCAAGAAAGAAACAAGTTATTCCCCCTATGAATATATTATTCTTGTTCGGATTAACAAGGCGAAACATCTGCTTAAAACTACGGACATGCAAATCAAGGAAATTGCATATGAAGTAGGGTACCACAGTGAATCTAATTTCTGCAATTCTTTTACACAGCGAATCGGCATATCACCGATTAATTTTCGAAAATATAAATGGTAG
- a CDS encoding sugar ABC transporter substrate-binding protein → MKKRVLAVVMGAMMAMSLMACGGGSDSGSTSEPASTDSETASTDGADADAKDAGGDSASGEYNISVILKTLSAEYWNFVKAGCDAYAAENPGITVDVKGPTSETAFDEQQNMIETDLSSGAYDAFVISPLQADMVTTLIAGEEKPVIALDTLIEAPEIRTFVGTGNENAAAMGGKAAVEAAKAAGWEEVNAICITGVQGDSTATARMTGYQKGIEEAGGTYLADETQYADAVADKAVNSMEAIMQNHPEGVAIICCNNDDMAVAAARAAAANEAYKDTIFLGFNGDKTACEAILNDELTMSVAQEAYNMGYMAVEEAVKALNGEELEEFTDSGCDVVTKDNAQERLDTLKGYLGE, encoded by the coding sequence ATGAAGAAACGAGTTTTGGCAGTTGTAATGGGTGCGATGATGGCAATGTCTTTAATGGCCTGTGGCGGCGGCAGTGACAGCGGCAGTACGAGTGAACCGGCCAGCACGGACAGCGAGACAGCCAGCACTGATGGCGCAGATGCGGATGCTAAGGACGCCGGGGGGGATAGTGCTTCAGGAGAATATAACATCAGTGTTATTCTGAAAACATTATCTGCAGAGTACTGGAACTTTGTAAAAGCCGGATGCGATGCTTATGCGGCAGAGAATCCTGGCATAACAGTTGATGTAAAGGGGCCTACATCCGAGACCGCATTTGACGAACAGCAGAATATGATCGAGACAGATTTGAGCTCCGGCGCGTATGATGCATTTGTTATTTCACCGCTTCAGGCTGATATGGTTACAACGTTGATTGCAGGTGAAGAAAAACCAGTCATCGCGCTTGATACATTGATTGAAGCTCCGGAAATCAGAACATTTGTTGGGACCGGTAATGAAAATGCCGCAGCAATGGGTGGAAAAGCAGCCGTTGAAGCAGCAAAAGCAGCAGGATGGGAAGAGGTTAATGCAATCTGTATCACGGGTGTTCAGGGCGATTCTACGGCAACGGCACGTATGACTGGTTACCAGAAAGGTATCGAAGAAGCAGGCGGTACATATCTTGCAGATGAAACACAGTACGCTGATGCAGTAGCAGACAAGGCTGTTAACAGTATGGAAGCGATCATGCAGAACCATCCGGAAGGCGTTGCGATTATCTGCTGTAATAATGATGACATGGCAGTAGCGGCAGCACGTGCGGCAGCTGCAAATGAAGCATATAAAGATACCATCTTTTTAGGATTCAACGGCGATAAGACTGCATGTGAAGCAATTCTGAATGATGAACTTACCATGTCTGTAGCACAGGAAGCGTATAATATGGGATACATGGCAGTGGAAGAGGCAGTAAAGGCTCTGAATGGTGAAGAACTTGAAGAATTTACAGATTCTGGATGCGATGTTGTCACAAAAGACAATGCACAGGAACGTCTGGATACTCTGAAAGGATATCTTGGAGAGTAG
- a CDS encoding sugar ABC transporter ATP-binding protein, whose product MSEYVVELRDCTKTFPGVIALDEMQLAVKPGEILGLIGENGAGKSTLIKVLTGVHKPDKGEIYVNGDQKTFRNPNESAAAGIACVYQELNIEKLLSITDNIFINKWIKGPGGLLDYKTMHKKAKEVMASLGQDIDPEKPAGTFGMGVQQMIEIAKAVLIDAKMIIMDEPTSSLGEKEVAQLMKTCRELRARGIGIVFVSHKLEELFELCDRVTVIRDGQYIDTRDIGAWDNDSLIAAMVGRTLDNLFPKEFGTKGDIALEVKNLEEGGILHDVSFKAYNGEVLGFAGLVGAGRTETMRAIFGADPIDGGQVYVHGKEVKIKSPSQAIKAGIAFLTEDRKGQGLVLQEAIKNNLILANLKGFTSGLFLNKKKIEESSQKNIDSLRIKTPSPDEIVGQLSGGNQQKVVIGKWVNTDADIFIFDEPTRGIDVGAKIEVYNVMNRLVKEGKCVIMVSSELPEILGMSDRVIVMRGGKIMGEVERDTDNFNQESLMKAAWGGKI is encoded by the coding sequence ATGAGTGAATATGTTGTAGAGTTAAGGGACTGTACCAAAACATTCCCGGGTGTAATAGCTCTCGACGAAATGCAGCTTGCAGTGAAGCCCGGAGAGATTCTCGGCCTGATTGGCGAGAATGGTGCGGGAAAGTCAACACTGATTAAAGTACTGACCGGAGTTCACAAACCGGATAAAGGTGAGATTTATGTAAATGGAGACCAGAAGACATTCCGAAATCCAAATGAATCTGCTGCAGCCGGCATTGCCTGTGTTTACCAGGAGCTGAATATCGAGAAGTTATTAAGTATCACAGATAATATTTTTATCAACAAATGGATCAAAGGTCCGGGCGGCTTGCTGGATTATAAGACCATGCATAAAAAGGCGAAGGAAGTTATGGCTTCCCTGGGTCAGGATATTGACCCGGAAAAACCGGCAGGGACGTTTGGTATGGGTGTTCAGCAGATGATTGAAATCGCAAAAGCAGTTTTGATTGATGCCAAGATGATCATTATGGATGAGCCGACCTCATCCCTCGGCGAAAAGGAAGTAGCACAGCTTATGAAAACGTGCCGCGAGCTGAGAGCACGCGGCATCGGCATCGTTTTCGTATCACATAAGCTGGAAGAGTTGTTTGAATTATGTGACCGTGTAACGGTTATCCGCGATGGACAGTATATTGATACCCGTGATATCGGGGCATGGGATAATGATTCTCTGATCGCTGCTATGGTAGGACGTACCCTGGATAATCTGTTTCCGAAAGAATTCGGAACGAAAGGCGATATTGCGCTGGAAGTTAAGAATCTGGAAGAAGGCGGCATTTTACATGATGTAAGCTTCAAGGCGTACAATGGTGAAGTGCTGGGATTTGCCGGCCTTGTCGGTGCTGGCCGTACGGAGACGATGCGGGCAATCTTCGGTGCAGACCCGATCGATGGCGGACAGGTATATGTTCACGGAAAAGAAGTGAAAATTAAGAGTCCGTCACAGGCAATCAAAGCGGGTATTGCATTTCTGACAGAGGATCGTAAAGGACAGGGACTGGTACTGCAGGAAGCGATTAAAAATAACCTGATTCTCGCTAACCTGAAAGGTTTTACCTCCGGCCTGTTCCTTAACAAGAAAAAGATTGAGGAATCCAGCCAGAAAAATATTGATTCTCTGCGTATTAAAACCCCTTCCCCGGACGAGATTGTCGGTCAGCTTTCCGGCGGTAACCAGCAGAAAGTTGTCATCGGTAAGTGGGTTAATACGGATGCAGACATTTTCATTTTTGATGAACCGACCCGTGGTATCGATGTTGGTGCGAAAATCGAAGTGTATAACGTCATGAACCGTCTTGTGAAAGAAGGTAAATGTGTAATCATGGTATCATCGGAACTTCCGGAAATCCTGGGCATGAGCGATCGCGTGATCGTTATGCGCGGCGGGAAAATTATGGGTGAAGTTGAACGTGATACAGATAACTTTAATCAAGAAAGCCTGATGAAAGCGGCTTGGGGAGGTAAGATCTGA
- a CDS encoding ABC transporter permease gives MKAKKSGGLGSMVGIIAAFLILCVILAIASDKFVSYSNFMSILKQTPFNALLAIGMLFCLITAGIDLSVGANATFCACLMGMLVQKGVTNSLILIIAGLAAGTVIGLINGTLLTRLHLPHPFVSTLGMKNFLWGAALLVTGSQMIGGFPKGVMALGSATVGGFPVSFIVVVILYIVLHIVLTRTAFGRSVYCAGGNMEATRLSGINSANVLTACYVLSGFMAALAGIVSIGRSGICNGTNAIQPYDTDAIASCVLGGASFMGGKGTMIGTMIGALIISTLRNGFTLLSIDSAIQNMVLGLVIILAVLLDVMREQMAARSRRLAAAAAAAKN, from the coding sequence ATGAAAGCAAAAAAATCTGGTGGTTTGGGATCAATGGTCGGCATTATAGCCGCATTCCTTATCTTGTGTGTGATTCTGGCCATTGCGAGTGATAAGTTTGTAAGTTATTCTAACTTTATGTCAATTTTGAAACAGACACCGTTTAATGCGTTGCTGGCGATTGGTATGTTATTCTGTCTGATCACAGCGGGTATTGACCTTTCAGTCGGTGCAAATGCCACCTTCTGTGCCTGCCTTATGGGTATGCTGGTTCAGAAGGGAGTTACAAACTCTTTAATTTTGATTATCGCAGGACTTGCAGCAGGAACCGTGATCGGCCTTATCAACGGTACTTTACTGACACGTCTGCATCTGCCGCACCCTTTTGTATCAACACTTGGTATGAAAAACTTTCTCTGGGGCGCAGCACTCCTTGTCACGGGATCTCAGATGATCGGAGGATTCCCAAAGGGAGTTATGGCTCTCGGATCTGCGACGGTTGGCGGATTCCCTGTCAGCTTTATCGTTGTAGTCATTCTTTACATCGTACTGCACATAGTTTTGACACGTACTGCATTCGGGCGTTCTGTATACTGTGCCGGCGGGAATATGGAGGCCACACGTCTCTCCGGTATCAACTCAGCAAATGTGCTGACAGCCTGCTATGTGCTTTCTGGCTTTATGGCTGCACTTGCAGGAATTGTCTCCATTGGACGTTCCGGTATCTGTAACGGTACGAACGCCATCCAGCCATACGATACCGATGCCATTGCCTCCTGTGTACTCGGCGGAGCATCTTTCATGGGCGGAAAAGGTACGATGATCGGAACAATGATCGGTGCGCTGATCATCTCAACACTTCGTAACGGATTTACACTGCTTTCCATCGATTCGGCCATCCAGAATATGGTACTGGGCCTTGTTATTATACTGGCGGTACTTCTCGATGTTATGCGTGAACAAATGGCTGCAAGATCACGTCGTCTGGCGGCGGCAGCGGCAGCAGCTAAAAATTAA
- a CDS encoding MerR family transcriptional regulator, giving the protein MRTYKTSEAADIIGIHPNTVRLYEELKLIPKPERTENGYRIFTELHIEQLRLVRLAFQIEVLQNGLRRKMVEMVKVSAAGDFDAAIALAKEYLKQLRQEQKNAEEAIKIVTEILSGAGQESQHVFKRKEVSDYLNISMDALRNWEMNGLLTVKRRQNGYRIYTEDDVRRLKIIRSLRCANYSLEAILRMLNQMSENPNVDIKRVLDTPQEDTDIIAVCDKLITSLQEADLNAQKVICKLQKMKARFL; this is encoded by the coding sequence ATGAGGACATATAAGACTTCAGAGGCTGCGGACATAATAGGTATTCACCCCAATACTGTCCGCTTATATGAAGAATTAAAACTGATACCAAAACCTGAGAGAACGGAAAATGGATACCGCATATTTACAGAACTCCATATCGAACAGCTACGGCTTGTTCGCCTTGCATTTCAGATTGAAGTCTTACAAAATGGACTGCGCAGGAAGATGGTCGAGATGGTAAAAGTGTCCGCAGCAGGAGACTTTGATGCGGCGATTGCACTTGCAAAGGAATATTTGAAACAACTTAGGCAGGAACAGAAGAATGCGGAAGAGGCAATTAAGATCGTAACTGAGATCTTATCCGGCGCCGGGCAGGAAAGCCAACACGTATTCAAACGTAAAGAGGTTTCCGATTATCTGAATATTTCAATGGATGCACTGCGCAACTGGGAGATGAACGGACTGCTGACAGTCAAACGAAGACAGAATGGATACCGCATCTATACGGAGGACGATGTGAGGCGCCTGAAGATCATTCGCTCTCTCAGATGTGCGAATTACTCTCTGGAGGCAATTCTTCGTATGCTGAATCAAATGTCGGAAAACCCGAATGTCGATATAAAACGGGTTTTGGATACACCGCAGGAAGATACCGACATCATTGCCGTATGCGATAAATTGATCACTTCTCTGCAGGAGGCTGATCTAAATGCGCAGAAAGTGATCTGTAAACTTCAGAAAATGAAAGCCAGGTTTTTGTAA
- a CDS encoding ABC transporter ATP-binding protein, with protein sequence MEEIITVEKLTKTYGPKNAVNNLNLSVKRGSAFALLGENGAGKSTAIECILGTKKADSGKVSVLGYNPAADRKTLFEKVGVQFQESHYQEKITVSELCEVTASLYLKTAEPEYLLEKFEILDKLKSPVEELSGGQKQRLSVVLALLPEPEVVFLDELTTGLDTKARRAVWKTLSQLKDKGLTILMTSHFMDEVEALCDEICILKQGETVFYGTVEDAIENSPCDNLEDAYLWYTDREGTADENL encoded by the coding sequence ATGGAAGAAATCATTACGGTTGAGAAACTGACAAAAACGTACGGACCCAAAAATGCGGTGAACAATTTGAATCTGTCTGTAAAACGTGGATCTGCATTTGCCCTGCTCGGTGAGAACGGCGCAGGAAAGAGTACTGCGATTGAATGTATTCTGGGAACGAAAAAAGCTGACAGCGGAAAGGTATCAGTGTTGGGTTATAACCCCGCAGCTGACCGCAAAACGCTGTTTGAAAAAGTGGGTGTTCAGTTTCAGGAGAGTCATTACCAGGAGAAGATTACCGTGTCAGAACTATGTGAAGTCACAGCATCGCTATACCTGAAAACAGCAGAACCAGAGTATCTACTGGAGAAATTTGAAATTCTCGATAAGCTGAAAAGCCCGGTGGAAGAATTGTCAGGCGGACAAAAACAGAGATTGTCTGTCGTACTCGCCCTTCTGCCTGAGCCGGAAGTAGTCTTCCTGGATGAACTGACAACGGGTCTGGATACGAAAGCACGGAGAGCCGTCTGGAAAACGCTTTCACAACTGAAAGATAAGGGGTTGACGATTCTGATGACTTCTCATTTTATGGATGAGGTAGAAGCGCTGTGTGATGAGATCTGTATTTTAAAGCAGGGAGAAACTGTATTCTATGGAACCGTCGAGGATGCGATTGAAAACAGTCCCTGCGACAACCTTGAGGACGCATATCTTTGGTACACTGACAGGGAGGGAACAGCAGATGAAAACCTTTAA
- a CDS encoding ABC transporter permease: MKTFKAILKTELKLSLRGMDMIIFAICMPVVVLLILGFIYGNKPAFEGADYSFLEQSFAALTTISICAGGVMGLPLVVSDYRSRHILKRFKVTPVSPVMILFVQTAVYTIYAVVSLLLLYIIASVLFGYQIRGSVPQFLGGFALVMVSMFSIGMLVGGIAPNTKTAGVIASILYFPMLIFSGATLPYEIMPAALQKVAGIMPLTQGIKLLKAASLGQEIERVLPSIAVTSAIAFICVLLSIRFFQWE; this comes from the coding sequence ATGAAAACCTTTAAAGCAATACTGAAAACAGAATTGAAACTTTCACTCCGGGGAATGGATATGATTATATTTGCGATTTGCATGCCGGTCGTCGTATTGTTGATTCTGGGATTTATTTATGGAAACAAACCGGCATTTGAGGGGGCGGATTATTCCTTTCTGGAACAGTCGTTCGCCGCATTGACAACAATCTCAATCTGCGCAGGCGGTGTCATGGGACTGCCGCTTGTCGTATCGGATTACAGGAGCAGACATATATTAAAACGTTTTAAAGTGACACCGGTCAGTCCAGTCATGATTTTATTCGTCCAGACTGCGGTATACACGATATATGCAGTGGTGTCGCTACTGCTGCTGTATATCATCGCATCTGTCTTATTCGGATATCAGATCCGGGGAAGTGTGCCGCAGTTTCTTGGCGGGTTTGCTCTCGTGATGGTTTCCATGTTCAGCATCGGCATGCTGGTTGGGGGGATCGCACCAAACACGAAAACAGCAGGCGTGATTGCCAGTATTTTATATTTTCCCATGTTGATCTTTTCGGGTGCAACGCTGCCTTATGAGATTATGCCGGCTGCATTGCAAAAAGTAGCCGGAATTATGCCTCTGACACAGGGAATCAAACTGCTGAAAGCCGCTTCGCTGGGGCAGGAGATTGAGAGAGTACTGCCTTCTATTGCAGTAACATCAGCGATTGCTTTCATATGTGTTTTGCTGTCGATCAGATTCTTTCAATGGGAATAG